The Candidatus Methylomirabilota bacterium genomic sequence GGCAAGATCAGCAATCGCATCATCAACGAGGTGAAGGGCGTCAATCGGGTCGTCTTCGACATCTCGTCGAAGCCCCCGTCGACCATCGAGTGGGAGTAGGGCTCGCCGAGACCCATGCAGCACGCTGAGTTCGTCCACCTCCACGTCCACTCCGAGTACAGCCTCCTCGACGGCGCCGCCCGGCTCGAGAAGCTCGTCCAGAAGGCGAAGGACCTGCACTTCCCGGCGATCGCGCTCACCGACCACGGCAACATGTTCGGCGCGATCGACTTCTACCTGGCGGCGCAGAAGGCGGGCGTCAAGCCGATCCTCGGCTGCGAGCTCTACGTGGCCCCGGGGAGCCGGCGGGAGCGCGGGTCCCAGGACGGCGGCTACGAGGGCGCGAACCACCTGACGGTGCTCGTGCGCAACCGGAACGGCTACCAGAACCTCATCAAGCTCGTCTCGAAGGCGTACCTCGAGGGGTTCTACTACAAGCCGCGCGTGGACAAGGAGCTCCTCGCCGAGCACGCGGACGGGCTCCTCGTCCTCTCGGGCTGCCTCAACTCCGAGGTCTCGCGCCTCCTCGCGGCCGGCGAGACGCAGAGGGCGCGCGAGACGGCCGGCTGGTACCAGGAGGTCTTCGGCCGCGACCACTACTTCATGGAGGTCCAGGCCCACGGCCTCGAGGCGCAGGTGAAGGTCACCGCCGAGACGCTCGGGATCGCGAAGTCGGTCGGCGCCCGGATCGTCGGGACCAACGACTCCCACTACCTCGAGGGCGGCCACGCGAAGGCCCACGAGGCGCTCTTGTGCATCCAGACCGGGACGAATCTGAACGACCCGAGCCGCTTCCGCTTCGCGAGCCAGGAGTTCTATGTGAAGTCGGCGGAGGAGATGGCGCGGGTCTTCGCCGAACTGCCCGAGGCGTGCCGAAACACGCTCGCCGTCGCCGAGCGCTGCAACCTGACGCTCGACTTCGGCAGCTTCCACCTGCCGCGCTACGTCGCGCCCGAGGGCCACACGCTCGACAGCTACCTCCACGAGCTGGCGCGCGCTGGCCTCCGGCGGCGCTACGGCCCGAGCCCCGGCGACGCGATCGAGACGCGCCTGGCCCACGAGCTGGCCGTCATCGAGAAGATGGGGTTCGCCGGCTACTTCCTGGTCGTCTGGGACTTCATCCGCTTCGCACGGGAGCGGGGGATCGCCGTCGGCCCCGGGCGCGGCTCGTCGGCGGGCTCGCTCACGGCCTACTGTCTGGGCATCACGAGCATCGATCCCCTCCGGTACGGGCTGCTGTTCGAGCGGTTCCTCAACCCCGAACGGATCTCGATGCCGGACATGGACATCGACTTCGCGGACGACCGGCGCGACGAGGTCATCCACTACGTCGCCGACAAGTACGGCCGCGAGCGCGTCGCCCACATCATCACCTTCGGGACGCTCGGCGCGAAGGCCGCGATCCGCGACGTCGGGCGCGTGCTGGGCATGTCGTACGCCGACGTGGACCGGATCGCCAAGCTCGTGCCGAACTTCCCGCTCAACATCACGCTCGACGACGCGTACCAGAAGTCGCTGCCGCTGGCCGAGATGGTGAAGAGCCAGCCGTCGGTCCGCGAGCTGTGGGAGGTCGCGCGGACGCTCGAGGGATGCACGCGGCACGCCTCGGTCCACGCCTCGGCCGTCGTCATCTCGGACGAGCCGCTCGAGGCGCACATCCCGCTCTACAAGGACCCGAAGCGCCCGGAGCTGATCACGGGCTACGCGATGGGCCCGATCGAGAAGCTCGGTCTGCTCAAGATGGACTTCCTCGGGCTCCGGACGCTGACCGTTCTGGCAAACACGGTGGCGCTCATCACGGAGTCGCGCGGCACGACGATCGACCTGGATGCCCTGCCGCTCGACGACGCGAAGGCCTATCAGCTCCTCAGCGAGGCCAAGACGTTCGGCGTCTTCCAGCTGGAGTCGTCGGGGATGCGCGACGCGCTCCGGGGGCTCCGGCCCGAACGGCTCGAGGACGTCATCGCGATGGTCTCGCTCTACCGGCCGGGGCCGATGGAGCTCATCCCGGACTTCATCGCGCGCAAGCACGGACGCTCGCGGATCACCTACGAGCACCCGGCGATGGAGAAGTTCACGCGCGAGACGTACGGGATCATGGTCTACCAGGAACAGATCATGCAGATCGCCTCCGAGATGGCGGGCTTCACCATGGGCGAGGCGGACATCCTGCGCCGCGCGATGGGCAAGAAGGACCGCGAGCTCATGGCGAAGCAACGGGAGAAATTCGTCGCCGGCTGCGGCGAGCGCGCGATCCCGAAGGCGAAGGCCGAGCGCGTGTGGGAGCTCATGGAGAAGTTCGCGGGGTACGGGTTCAATAAATGTCTGAGCGGCGATTCTCAGATCGAGATGGCCGATGGTTCACGGAAGCGCATGATCGAGATCCGCGAAGGGGACGTGGTCCTCACAAAGGACGGCCCCCGTGAGGCCCGCGGTGTGCGGCCGAGCGGCGTGCGCCGGGTCGGGCGCCTGACGCTCGCCAACGGGATGTCGGTGCGGTGCACGCCCGACCATGCCGTGTTCACGCAGCGCGGCTGGGTGAACGCGGAGGAGTTGACGCCTGACGATTTGGTCACGTTCCTCGAGAAGCACGATCCCCTCACGCTCGGCTGCGCGCCATCGGAACCGTTCGTGTTCGACGGCGTCGAGCCGACGTACGACTTCGAAGTGCCCGGCGCCAGAAGCTTCATCGCCAACGGGATCGCGGTCCACAACTCGCACGCCGCGGCGTACGCGCTCGTCGCGTACCAGACCGCGTACTTCAAGGCGAACTATCCGGTCGAGTTCATGGCGGCGCTGCTCACCTCGGAGATGGGCGATACCGACAAGATCGTGAAGTACATCGAGGAGTGCCGCGCGATGGGGCTCCGGGTCGAGCCGCCGGACGTCGACGTCTCGGCGGTGCGGTTCAGCGTCGCCGGCGACACGATCCGCTTCGGCCTGGCGGCGATCAAGAACGTCGGCGAGGCGGCGATGGAGTCGATCCTCCGGACCCGCGCCGAGGCCGGCCCGTTCAAGTCGCTCGAGGACTTCTGCGCGCGCGTGGACCTGCGGCTCGTCAACCGGCGCGTCGTGGAGTCGCTCGTCAAGGCGGGGGCGTTCGACTCGCTCGGTCTCCCGCGCGCCCACCTCCTGGCGACCGCCGACGCCGCGCTCGAGAGCGGCCAGCGCCAGCAGCGCGACCGCGCGGAGGGCCAGTCCTCGTTCTTCGACCTCCTGCCGCCGGAGGCGGCGCGGCCGGCGTCCCCGCCCCTCGAGGTCACGCCCGAGTGGGACCAGGACCAGCGGCTCGCGTTCGAGAAGGAGGTCCTCGGTTTCTACATCTCGGGCCACCCGCTCGCCCGGTTTCGCGGTATCGTCGAGTCGCTCGGCATCACGACGACCGCCGAGCTCGCCGCGAAGGGCCACGGTGCGCGCGTGCTGCTCTTCGGCCAGGCAACGGGGCTCAAGGAGACGTCGACGAAGAGCGGGAACCGCATGGCGTTCTTCACCCTGGAGGACATGGACGGGACGGTCGAGGTCACGGTGTTCCCGGAGCCCTTCAGGGCGGCGGCGCCCGTCCTGCGCTCGCACGAGGCGCTGCTGGTGAAGGGGCGCGTGGACGACGGCGACAAGGGGCGCGTGGTCCTGGCGGACGACATCCGCCTCCTGGAGCAAGCGCTCGCGGAAGGGACCGGCCGCCCGCGGAACGGCGCCGCGGCGGGCGAGCCGAACGCGTGCCGGATGCGCGTGCCCGCGGGCGCCGACCCCGCGGCGGTGCTCGCGCAGCTCCGGTCGCTCTGCGCCGGGCATCCCGGCCGCGTCCCGCTCTTCCTGCACCTCGTCGTCGAAGCGCAGGAGATCGTCGTCCGGGCGCGCGGCCTCTCGGTGGACGCGAGCCCCGAGCTCGTCGCGGGGGCCGAGACGATCCTCGGGCCGGGCGCGGTCACGGTGGAGTATGCCGGACGCGCTTGAGTTCGAGCAGCCGCTCCTCGAGCTGGAGACGCGCATCGCGACGCTCCAGGCCCAGGAGGACTCGCCGAAGGTCCGCGACGAGATCGCGAAGCTCGAGGAGCGCCTGGAGCGCCTGCGCCAGAAGACCTACGCGGGCCTCAGCGCGTGGCAGCGCACCCAGCTCGCGCGCCACCCGAAGCGGCCGCACACGCGCGACTTCGTCCGGCTCCTCTTCGACGACTTCATCGAGCTCCACGGCGACCGGCTCTACGGCGACGACCCCGCCGTCGTGGGCGGCCTGGCGCGATTCGAGGGGCGGGGGGTCGTCGTCATCGGCCACCAGAAGGGGCGGGACACGCGCGAGAAGATCGCGCGCAACTTCGGCATGCCGAACCCCGAGGGCTACCGGAAGGCGCTCCGCCTCATGCGGCTCGCCGAGAAGTTCGCCAAGCCGGTCGTGACCTTCATCGACACGCCCGGCGCGTATCCCGGGCTCGGCGCCGAGGAGCGGGGCCAAGCCGAGGCGATCGCGCGGAACCTCCACGAGATGGCGGGGCTCCGCACGCCGCTCGTCGCCGTCGTGACGGGCGAGGGGGGGAGCGGCGGGGCCCTCGCGATCGGCATGGGCAACCGCGTGCTGATGCTCGAGTACGCGATCTACTCGGTCATCTCGCCCGAGGGCTGCGCCGCGATCCTCTGGGGCGACGCCGCGAAGGCGCCCGAGGCCGCGGAGTCCATGAAGATCACCGCGCCCGACCTCCTGCGGCTCGGCGTCATCGACGCGATCGTGCCCGAGCCGGTCGGCGGCGCCCACCGGAACTGGGACGCCGCCGCGGCGAGCCTCCGCGTCGAGCTGCGCGACCACCTGGGGGACCTCGCGGCCCTGTCGGCCGACGCGCTCGTGAGCGAGCGCTACGAGAAGTTCCGTCGCATGGGCGTCTTCGAGGAGGCGTCCATGCCGCGGGCGCGGTCCTAGGGGCCGGCCCTCAGGGCGTCCGCCGCAGGAGCGCCGTCGCCACGTCCTCGTCGGTGACGAGGACGTTCATGAGGCGGCCCGCCAGCGCGCCCCGCACCGCCTCGAGCTTGGCGCGCCCGCCCGCGATCGCGACCACGTAGCGGTCGGCGCGGCGTGAGAGCGCCTGGAGGCGGTCGCTGCCGACGGAGAGGATCCGCCGCATCAGCGCGCGGAGCTCGGGGCGGTCCACGATCCGGCCGTCGCGGTCGAAGGGCTGGTAGTTGATCTCGCCCACGACGCCGAGCTGGCGCAGCCGCCCGACGCTCACCCCGTACGCCTCGGCCAGCGAGCAGAAGCCCTGCGTCTGCTCGCCGATCAGGCCGATGCCGACGAGCGCGATGTCCACCGCCTGCGCGGCCTCGTAGATCGTACGGACGTCGGGATCGCGCAGCAGGCGCCGGCGCTCGCGCTCGATCTCGCCGAGCGAGAGGAGATGCTGGACGGGGAGCGCGTACGCCTGGACGTGCGGCCGGTACTTGGCCGCCATCATCCCGACCAGCGTGTTGGGGAAGAGGTCCACCTGCCGGAGCGTGCTCTCGCCCGACAGCGGGTAGAGGACGAGGTCGCGGAAGCGGCGCTCGCGGAGCTGGCGGATCGTCTGGTAGAGCGTGAAGCCGCAGGAGAGGCCGATCCGCATGCCGTTCCCCGCAATCTTCTCGAAGTAGGTCGCCGCCGCCGCGCCGAGCTCCTCCTTGAGGTCGCCGCGGCCCCCCGCGGCCACCACGACCGCGTCGCGCAGGCCGTAGCGCTCGACGAGCCCGGCCTCGAGCTCCTCCATGCGGGGGAGATCCAGCTCGACCCGGACCAGGCCGTCGTCGTAGGCGCGCTTGAGCAGGCGCGAGACCGTGGCCGCCGAGACGCCGAGCGCGCGCGCGATGTCCTTCTGGCTCTTGGCCTGGCGGTAGTAGAGCTCGAGGCAGCGGACCGTCTGCCGGAGCTCACGGCTCTGCGAAATTAATTTCATATCCAGTAACTTCTTGCTTGACGGGTCCCAGTGTACCCGTTATCCTCGGCCGAATCACCCCACTTCCGATTCCGCGCAAGGAGGCGTGCATGGGCGCCCGACGCTACGGCCAGGCCGACGGGAAGGCGATCAGGCTGACGGAGTACCACCAGTCCAAGGACGAGCTCGACGGGCTCCCCCGGACCCTCGCGGAAAGGGTCACCGTCACCAGCACGCCGAACATCTTCTCGTACAAGGCGTACGTCTTCGCCAAGAACCCGGCCCTCGTCCAGCGCTACATCAAGGCCACGAAGGCCGACGTCGGCGGGGTGGGCGGCCACGTGGTCGCGGCCGACGAGGTGAAGTCGATCATCGCGAAGTACGTCCTGGAGAACAACTGGGCCGGGAAGGAGGCCATCTTCACCTCGCTCGTCGTGACGCACACGGGCGACGACGTCGCCGTGACGGGGATCATGGCCGAGAGCGTCGACATGTCGGTGGTGGACCGGCTCATGTGGGACGCGCTCCAGGAAGGCGCGAAGAAGGCCGCCGAGCTCGGCCTCTACGGGCCGGGCCAGGACCTCGTGGCCGACGCCTTCACGGGCAATCTCCGGGGCGCGGGCCCGGCGACGGTCGCGCTGCCGCTGCCCGTCCGCAAGGAGAACGCCTCCCAGACCGTCCTCGTGTCCTTCGCCGACAAGACCGAGCCGATGGCCTTCAATTACTACGCGACCGGCGCGTACCTCCTGCCGCGGTTCAACACCGGGCTCATCATCGCCGCGTCGAAGATGAAGCGCGGCTACCTCATGGAGATCGTCGACCTCGACACGAAGGCCCAGGCCATCGAGGCGGGCGCCCACCCGCGCGATCAGCGGGCGCTCGACGGCAAGATGGAGGAGCTCGCCAAGGGACTTCAAGAAAAGGTCATCACGCTGCGCGCGCCCGAGGACCTCTACGACATCGAGGGCCTGACGCGCGCTTCGCGCTTCGTCATCGCGCGCATCTGGAGCCGCAACGAGAAGGGCGAGCGTGACGAGCTCGGCTACATCTGCTCGGCGGAGCGGCTGCACAACATCAAGACCAAGAAGGGCTTCACCTACGGCGGCAAGGACGACCCGGTGCTCCTCGCCTTCGCGCAGGGGGACTGGCCGGCGCCGGGCGAGATCACGTCGCCGTGGGCGGCCGCGCCGATGGTCGCCGGCGACTGCCGCGGCAGCCACAACCTCCACATCCTGCCGATGCCCATCAACTCCCAGACGTCGTACTGGTCGGGCCCGATCCTCTCGGCCATCACGTGCTCCGTGAACATCCACACCGGCCGGATCGGCGCGATCTCCGACCAGTTCGCCCTCGGCACGCCGTGGGACGAGGTCCGACGGCGGGCGTCCGAGCTCGCGATCCAGTTCCGCCTCGCCCACGGCGTCAAGCAGCCGGCGACGCTCCACGAGGAGGAGCTCGAGTACCAGGAGGGCTGGAAGGAGCGTCGGAACCGCCTCGAGCGCCAGTTCGAGATGAAACCGCCCCTGACCTTCGGCGGCAACGGTCACGGCGCGAACGGCGGCAAGGGGAGTGCCCGGGCCGGCGCGCGGCGCGGCGGCCGCCCCGAAGAGATCGACTAGCGCTCCGGCTCTCCGCCCCGGCGGGCGGGGAGCGCGAGCGCGCCCGCGTCGGCGACGACGCGGATCGCCAGCGGCTCGCGCCGGTTGCGCACCGTGACCTCGTGGCGCGGGAGCGCCGAGACGTCGAGCCCCGCCCGGCGCGCCACCTCCTCGGAGACGACCAGCTCGCCCGCATAGTCTTTCGTGAGCTGCTCGAGCCGGCTCGCCACGTGGACCGTGTCGCCCACCGCCGTGAGGTACTCGGTCTCCTCGAAGCCCATGCGCCCGACCACGGCGGGCCCGACGTGGACGCCGATGCCGATCCGGAGGGGCGCGCGGAGCTCCTCGGCGAGCGTCGCGCTGAGCGCCCGGACGCTCAGCACGATCTCGCGCGCGGCGGCGAGGGCCCGGCGGGCGCCGTCCTCGGGCCCGCTGTCGACGCCGAACAGCGCCATCACGCCGTCGCCCGCGAACTGGTTCGCGACGCCGCCGGAGCGCTTGATCGCGCCGCCGACCGCGGCGAAGTACTGGTTCAGCAGGAAGACCACGTCATAGGGGAGACGGCGCTCGGCGATCCGGGTGAAGCCCCGGAGATCCGCGAAGAGCACCACGATCTCCTGCTCTCGTCCGGCGCCCGGCGCCGCGGAGCCGAGAGCGGCGGCGGGGCCGACGCCCGCGGGCAGGAGCGGCACGACGGAGAGGTCGCCTGTCGGACGGAGCTGGCAGGCGAGCCGCACGCCGGGCGCCGCGCCCACGCGCGTGAGGACGCGGATCTCCGCCGCGCTCGCCGGCGGCAGGAGCTCGGCCCCCTCGCCGACGCGCACCCGACATGTCGAGCAGCGCCCGCGGCCCCCGCAGACCGACGCGTGCGGGATCCCGGCGCGGCGGCTCGCCTCCAGGACCGTGAAGCCCACCGGCACCACGGCCCGCCGGCCCTCGGGATACGCGATGCGGACGACGCCGCCGCGCCGCGCGCGGAGCCGCCGCGCGGCGCCCGCGAGGAGGACCAGCGCGAGGCTCCCGCCGACGGCCGCGAGCAGCCGTTCGCGCACGCGCTCCTGCAGCTCGCGGTCGGCCGGGCTCCGGGTGTCGGGACCGCGCACCATGACGTCGAGCCAGCCGGGCTCGCGCGCGCGCCGCGCCGCCTCCTTGCCCGCCTCCGCGAAGCCCAGGACGGCGAGCGCGGGCAGGAGGACGGCGGCCACGAGGAACGTCCGCGCCGCGCGCGGGTACCAGGGCCTGAGCCGCAACCAGAAGTGGAGCCCCATGCAGCCGTGCGTCCACGCGATCGCGACGAGCGCGATCTGGCGGACGCCGGCGGCCGGATCGAACATCCAGAACACGGAG encodes the following:
- the dnaE gene encoding DNA polymerase III subunit alpha; translation: MQHAEFVHLHVHSEYSLLDGAARLEKLVQKAKDLHFPAIALTDHGNMFGAIDFYLAAQKAGVKPILGCELYVAPGSRRERGSQDGGYEGANHLTVLVRNRNGYQNLIKLVSKAYLEGFYYKPRVDKELLAEHADGLLVLSGCLNSEVSRLLAAGETQRARETAGWYQEVFGRDHYFMEVQAHGLEAQVKVTAETLGIAKSVGARIVGTNDSHYLEGGHAKAHEALLCIQTGTNLNDPSRFRFASQEFYVKSAEEMARVFAELPEACRNTLAVAERCNLTLDFGSFHLPRYVAPEGHTLDSYLHELARAGLRRRYGPSPGDAIETRLAHELAVIEKMGFAGYFLVVWDFIRFARERGIAVGPGRGSSAGSLTAYCLGITSIDPLRYGLLFERFLNPERISMPDMDIDFADDRRDEVIHYVADKYGRERVAHIITFGTLGAKAAIRDVGRVLGMSYADVDRIAKLVPNFPLNITLDDAYQKSLPLAEMVKSQPSVRELWEVARTLEGCTRHASVHASAVVISDEPLEAHIPLYKDPKRPELITGYAMGPIEKLGLLKMDFLGLRTLTVLANTVALITESRGTTIDLDALPLDDAKAYQLLSEAKTFGVFQLESSGMRDALRGLRPERLEDVIAMVSLYRPGPMELIPDFIARKHGRSRITYEHPAMEKFTRETYGIMVYQEQIMQIASEMAGFTMGEADILRRAMGKKDRELMAKQREKFVAGCGERAIPKAKAERVWELMEKFAGYGFNKCLSGDSQIEMADGSRKRMIEIREGDVVLTKDGPREARGVRPSGVRRVGRLTLANGMSVRCTPDHAVFTQRGWVNAEELTPDDLVTFLEKHDPLTLGCAPSEPFVFDGVEPTYDFEVPGARSFIANGIAVHNSHAAAYALVAYQTAYFKANYPVEFMAALLTSEMGDTDKIVKYIEECRAMGLRVEPPDVDVSAVRFSVAGDTIRFGLAAIKNVGEAAMESILRTRAEAGPFKSLEDFCARVDLRLVNRRVVESLVKAGAFDSLGLPRAHLLATADAALESGQRQQRDRAEGQSSFFDLLPPEAARPASPPLEVTPEWDQDQRLAFEKEVLGFYISGHPLARFRGIVESLGITTTAELAAKGHGARVLLFGQATGLKETSTKSGNRMAFFTLEDMDGTVEVTVFPEPFRAAAPVLRSHEALLVKGRVDDGDKGRVVLADDIRLLEQALAEGTGRPRNGAAAGEPNACRMRVPAGADPAAVLAQLRSLCAGHPGRVPLFLHLVVEAQEIVVRARGLSVDASPELVAGAETILGPGAVTVEYAGRA
- a CDS encoding acetyl-CoA carboxylase carboxyltransferase subunit alpha, with the protein product MPDALEFEQPLLELETRIATLQAQEDSPKVRDEIAKLEERLERLRQKTYAGLSAWQRTQLARHPKRPHTRDFVRLLFDDFIELHGDRLYGDDPAVVGGLARFEGRGVVVIGHQKGRDTREKIARNFGMPNPEGYRKALRLMRLAEKFAKPVVTFIDTPGAYPGLGAEERGQAEAIARNLHEMAGLRTPLVAVVTGEGGSGGALAIGMGNRVLMLEYAIYSVISPEGCAAILWGDAAKAPEAAESMKITAPDLLRLGVIDAIVPEPVGGAHRNWDAAAASLRVELRDHLGDLAALSADALVSERYEKFRRMGVFEEASMPRARS
- a CDS encoding sugar-binding domain-containing protein, with product MKLISQSRELRQTVRCLELYYRQAKSQKDIARALGVSAATVSRLLKRAYDDGLVRVELDLPRMEELEAGLVERYGLRDAVVVAAGGRGDLKEELGAAAATYFEKIAGNGMRIGLSCGFTLYQTIRQLRERRFRDLVLYPLSGESTLRQVDLFPNTLVGMMAAKYRPHVQAYALPVQHLLSLGEIERERRRLLRDPDVRTIYEAAQAVDIALVGIGLIGEQTQGFCSLAEAYGVSVGRLRQLGVVGEINYQPFDRDGRIVDRPELRALMRRILSVGSDRLQALSRRADRYVVAIAGGRAKLEAVRGALAGRLMNVLVTDEDVATALLRRTP
- a CDS encoding fructose 1,6-bisphosphatase, which translates into the protein MGARRYGQADGKAIRLTEYHQSKDELDGLPRTLAERVTVTSTPNIFSYKAYVFAKNPALVQRYIKATKADVGGVGGHVVAADEVKSIIAKYVLENNWAGKEAIFTSLVVTHTGDDVAVTGIMAESVDMSVVDRLMWDALQEGAKKAAELGLYGPGQDLVADAFTGNLRGAGPATVALPLPVRKENASQTVLVSFADKTEPMAFNYYATGAYLLPRFNTGLIIAASKMKRGYLMEIVDLDTKAQAIEAGAHPRDQRALDGKMEELAKGLQEKVITLRAPEDLYDIEGLTRASRFVIARIWSRNEKGERDELGYICSAERLHNIKTKKGFTYGGKDDPVLLAFAQGDWPAPGEITSPWAAAPMVAGDCRGSHNLHILPMPINSQTSYWSGPILSAITCSVNIHTGRIGAISDQFALGTPWDEVRRRASELAIQFRLAHGVKQPATLHEEELEYQEGWKERRNRLERQFEMKPPLTFGGNGHGANGGKGSARAGARRGGRPEEID
- a CDS encoding adenylate/guanylate cyclase domain-containing protein, whose amino-acid sequence is MAWLRAATGVVLFTFLVTHFLNHALGLHSLAAQEAGRAWFLLLWRNPLGTLLLYGSLVIHWILALRSLYRRRHFRLPRWEALQLLFGLAMPPLLVPHLVGTRLAWTLFGTSDTYARVVSVFWMFDPAAGVRQIALVAIAWTHGCMGLHFWLRLRPWYPRAARTFLVAAVLLPALAVLGFAEAGKEAARRAREPGWLDVMVRGPDTRSPADRELQERVRERLLAAVGGSLALVLLAGAARRLRARRGGVVRIAYPEGRRAVVPVGFTVLEASRRAGIPHASVCGGRGRCSTCRVRVGEGAELLPPASAAEIRVLTRVGAAPGVRLACQLRPTGDLSVVPLLPAGVGPAAALGSAAPGAGREQEIVVLFADLRGFTRIAERRLPYDVVFLLNQYFAAVGGAIKRSGGVANQFAGDGVMALFGVDSGPEDGARRALAAAREIVLSVRALSATLAEELRAPLRIGIGVHVGPAVVGRMGFEETEYLTAVGDTVHVASRLEQLTKDYAGELVVSEEVARRAGLDVSALPRHEVTVRNRREPLAIRVVADAGALALPARRGGEPER